The following proteins come from a genomic window of Chryseobacterium glaciei:
- a CDS encoding NAD-dependent epimerase/dehydratase family protein: MVFVTGATGILGRVIVLELLKKGKNVRAAKRPTSNIKEIKHSYTFYTESADDFFNKIEWIDVDFDDINSLQDALKGVDEVYHCAAKVSFNPKDEKEMYHVNIKGTENLLFACEGSDVKKFLHVSSIAVLDGFNEKGELDEDSDFNPKIEHSAYAISKHLSEMEVWRASAEGLNTIIINPGIIIGSGNWSQSSGELFSTFEKNSFNFSGGTSYVDVFDVAKIAIELMEKNIFGERFILISENKKYADLGNYVRKKLGLKDAKILSNTQLNLGRWLNIFFGWLIPQLKMATRSNIEAVTSLNTISNQKIKEKLNYQFIPVQESVDFHLNNYSNDKKLNK, encoded by the coding sequence ATGGTTTTTGTAACGGGTGCCACCGGGATTTTAGGCAGAGTAATCGTTTTAGAGCTTCTTAAAAAGGGCAAAAACGTTCGTGCTGCAAAAAGACCTACAAGCAATATAAAGGAAATAAAACATTCGTATACATTTTATACGGAAAGCGCTGACGATTTTTTTAATAAAATTGAATGGATCGATGTAGATTTTGATGATATCAATTCTCTGCAGGATGCTTTGAAAGGAGTAGATGAGGTTTATCACTGCGCTGCAAAAGTAAGTTTTAATCCAAAAGATGAAAAAGAGATGTACCATGTTAATATTAAAGGTACAGAAAACCTCTTGTTTGCCTGTGAAGGTTCCGATGTTAAGAAATTTTTACATGTAAGTTCTATTGCGGTTTTAGATGGTTTTAATGAAAAGGGAGAATTGGATGAAGATTCTGATTTTAATCCTAAAATAGAACATTCTGCGTATGCAATTTCCAAACATTTATCTGAAATGGAAGTCTGGAGAGCGTCTGCAGAAGGTTTAAATACAATTATTATCAACCCCGGAATCATCATTGGAAGTGGAAATTGGAGCCAAAGCAGTGGCGAACTTTTTTCTACTTTTGAAAAGAATAGTTTTAATTTTTCAGGAGGAACATCTTATGTAGATGTATTTGATGTAGCAAAAATTGCAATTGAATTAATGGAAAAAAATATTTTTGGAGAACGATTTATTCTTATTTCTGAAAATAAAAAATATGCAGATTTAGGGAATTATGTAAGAAAGAAATTAGGGTTGAAAGATGCTAAAATCCTTTCCAATACCCAACTGAATTTGGGAAGATGGCTAAATATTTTTTTCGGATGGTTAATTCCACAATTAAAAATGGCAACCCGATCTAATATTGAAGCGGTAACTTCACTGAATACCATTTCCAATCAAAAAATTAAAGAAAAGCTGAATTATCAGTTCATTCCCGTACAGGAAAGTGTTGATTTTCACCTTAATAATTATAGTAACGATAAAAAGCTGAATAAATAA
- a CDS encoding AMP-dependent synthetase/ligase has product MNLAEAIINKNVAKHPIKSAIGFKKKEGWKELSWKKFGEMIFKTANALKNAGIEENDKVAIYSDNSSEWMIFDLAAISIGAVTVPIYSTNNAEQAEYIINDSQSKIILVGDQAQYDACLEVLHKEESTLQTIIVSKKAVWIKKEFNSFYLEDFIAKASSKLEFCKKEYEDVATLIYTSGTTGTPKGVMLTHGNFIKAFDAHFEFFKFKNFEEELSLAFLPLSHVFERCWSLLCLYGGARVYFLEDPKNIAKALEEVKPTMMCAVPRFFQKVYAGVLEKANEGSSLKKKIFNWALETGKQTGELRQHENPVPFGLKLKESVAEMLVFNKIKEKMGGRLWFLPCGGASLSPEVTRFFESVGIHVTVGYGLTETTATLTLFPLTNFEHATSGKPLPGVEIRIGENDEIQAKGNGIMKGYYNKPEETQKVFTEDGWFKTGDAGKIDDAGNLIITDRIKDLMKTSNGKYIAPQQIENLLTNNNYISQIVLIAEGRQFVSALIVPNFEFLGDYIKKNNIPFTNWEELVKKEEIIHLYKDKINELQHDLSDYEKVKKFTLMPAEFDINTGEITPTLKVKRNVVLKKYADIIEKMY; this is encoded by the coding sequence ATGAATCTTGCAGAGGCAATTATCAATAAAAATGTAGCAAAACATCCCATAAAATCAGCCATTGGTTTTAAGAAAAAAGAGGGCTGGAAGGAATTGAGCTGGAAGAAATTTGGTGAAATGATTTTCAAAACAGCCAATGCTCTGAAAAATGCAGGAATTGAGGAAAATGATAAAGTCGCAATCTATTCAGACAATTCTTCTGAGTGGATGATTTTTGACTTGGCTGCCATTTCTATCGGGGCAGTTACGGTTCCTATTTATTCGACAAATAATGCTGAACAGGCAGAATATATCATCAATGATTCTCAGTCTAAAATTATTTTAGTAGGAGATCAGGCGCAATATGATGCTTGTCTGGAAGTTTTACATAAGGAAGAAAGTACTCTTCAAACCATCATTGTTTCTAAAAAAGCAGTGTGGATTAAAAAAGAATTCAACAGTTTTTATCTGGAAGATTTTATTGCAAAAGCTTCCTCAAAGCTAGAGTTCTGTAAAAAAGAATATGAAGATGTAGCAACATTAATCTACACTTCAGGAACTACCGGAACACCAAAAGGCGTAATGTTGACGCACGGAAATTTCATCAAAGCTTTCGATGCTCATTTTGAATTTTTTAAGTTTAAAAATTTCGAAGAAGAGCTTTCATTGGCATTTTTACCATTAAGTCACGTTTTCGAAAGATGCTGGAGCTTACTTTGTTTGTACGGAGGAGCGAGAGTATATTTCCTTGAAGATCCCAAGAATATTGCAAAAGCATTGGAAGAGGTAAAACCTACGATGATGTGTGCCGTTCCTAGATTTTTCCAGAAAGTCTATGCCGGAGTATTAGAAAAAGCCAATGAAGGCTCATCATTAAAAAAGAAAATCTTCAATTGGGCTCTAGAAACAGGAAAGCAAACAGGAGAATTAAGACAGCATGAAAATCCGGTTCCTTTTGGTTTAAAGCTAAAAGAATCGGTTGCAGAGATGCTTGTTTTCAATAAAATCAAAGAAAAAATGGGTGGCCGACTGTGGTTCCTGCCTTGTGGCGGAGCTTCTTTGTCTCCCGAAGTAACTAGATTCTTCGAATCGGTTGGAATCCACGTTACGGTTGGCTATGGTTTAACAGAAACTACAGCAACGTTAACTCTTTTCCCTTTAACGAATTTCGAACACGCAACAAGCGGAAAACCTTTGCCAGGAGTTGAAATTAGAATCGGAGAAAATGATGAAATTCAGGCGAAAGGAAACGGTATCATGAAAGGGTACTACAACAAGCCGGAAGAAACACAAAAAGTTTTCACGGAAGATGGTTGGTTTAAAACCGGTGATGCCGGAAAGATTGATGATGCTGGAAATTTGATTATTACAGACAGAATCAAGGATCTAATGAAAACTTCCAACGGAAAATACATCGCTCCACAGCAGATCGAAAACCTTTTGACTAACAATAATTATATAAGTCAGATTGTTTTGATCGCAGAAGGAAGACAGTTTGTTTCGGCTCTGATTGTTCCTAATTTTGAGTTTTTAGGAGATTATATTAAGAAGAATAATATTCCATTTACCAATTGGGAAGAATTGGTTAAAAAAGAGGAAATTATTCATTTATATAAAGATAAAATCAATGAACTACAACATGATTTGTCTGATTATGAAAAGGTAAAGAAATTCACTTTGATGCCTGCAGAGTTCGATATCAATACAGGTGAGATCACACCAACGTTGAAGGTAAAGAGAAATGTAGTTCTTAAAAAATATGCAGATATTATTGAGAAAATGTATTAA
- a CDS encoding diphosphomevalonate/mevalonate 3,5-bisphosphate decarboxylase family protein, giving the protein MTTQEFLGKEDFTISSQTVSESCPSNIALIKYWGKYDNQIPANPSISYTLNHCKTNTTVEFLAGEPFSVQTFLAGNEEVKFAEKIEKYFKNIDQYLPWILEGKYIIRTENTFPHSSGIASSASGFGAIAKCLMKLDEVFSEKTSDEESLKKASFLARLGSGSACRSLYNGLVVWGQSQVKGSSDLYAVQYPDDEIHEIFKDFNDWVLLIHEGQKTVSSTVGHGLMNTNPYAERRFQEARENFIPMIEILKSGDLQSFIKLVEHEALTLHAMMMMSDPAFILMKVGTLGVINKIWDFRRETNLPLFFTLDAGANVHLLFPNDGSEEKIKSFIEAELLQHTQNNGVVKDVMKF; this is encoded by the coding sequence ATGACAACACAAGAATTTTTAGGAAAAGAAGACTTTACAATAAGCTCACAAACAGTTTCAGAAAGCTGTCCGTCGAATATTGCCTTAATTAAATATTGGGGAAAATATGACAATCAGATTCCTGCAAATCCGAGTATCAGTTATACTTTAAATCATTGTAAAACGAATACAACAGTAGAGTTTTTAGCTGGAGAACCATTTTCTGTACAAACATTTTTAGCAGGAAATGAAGAGGTTAAATTTGCTGAAAAAATCGAAAAATATTTTAAAAATATCGACCAATATTTGCCTTGGATTTTAGAAGGAAAATACATCATCAGAACAGAAAATACGTTCCCTCACAGTTCAGGAATAGCAAGTTCAGCTTCAGGATTTGGAGCGATTGCAAAATGCCTGATGAAGTTGGATGAAGTTTTTTCTGAGAAAACATCTGATGAAGAATCATTAAAAAAAGCGTCATTTCTGGCTAGATTAGGAAGCGGAAGTGCTTGCAGAAGTCTTTACAACGGATTGGTTGTTTGGGGACAATCTCAAGTAAAAGGAAGTTCAGATTTATATGCCGTACAATATCCGGATGATGAAATTCATGAGATTTTCAAGGATTTTAATGATTGGGTTTTGCTGATTCATGAAGGTCAGAAAACGGTTTCTTCGACGGTTGGACACGGTTTGATGAATACAAATCCATATGCAGAAAGAAGATTTCAGGAAGCGAGAGAAAATTTTATTCCAATGATTGAAATCCTTAAAAGTGGTGATTTACAAAGTTTTATCAAATTAGTTGAACACGAAGCTCTTACACTTCACGCAATGATGATGATGAGTGATCCTGCTTTTATTTTAATGAAGGTTGGAACATTGGGAGTGATCAATAAAATCTGGGATTTCAGAAGAGAAACTAATTTACCTTTATTTTTTACATTGGATGCCGGTGCAAACGTTCATCTTTTATTTCCGAATGACGGTTCTGAAGAAAAAATTAAATCATTTATTGAAGCTGAATTATTACAACATACTCAAAACAATGGAGTAGTGAAGGATGTTATGAAGTTTTAA